The Skermanella pratensis genome has a window encoding:
- a CDS encoding aspartate aminotransferase family protein: MTKVGNSAASRDKAFYLHPYTNLKTHEEVGPLVIERGAGVHVFDDTGKAYIEGMAGLWCTALGFGEERLVEAASRQMRKLPFYHAFGHKAHDPGIDLAEALIRIAPVPMSKVFFTNSGSEANDTVVKLVWYYNNALGRPNKKKIIARQKGYHGVTVAAASLTGLPHLHRDFDLPIAGILHTDCPHFYRYGEEGETEEDFAIRLADQLEQLILAEGPDSIAAFIAEPVMGAGGVIVPPATYFDRIQPVLKRYDILFIADEVICGFGRTGSMFGTQTFNLKPDIITVAKALSSAYLPIAAVMISEPIYQAMVSQSEKIGTFGHGYTYSGHPVPAAVALETLKIYEECDIVGHVRAVAPHLQDGLRRFAGHPLVGEVRGIGLIAGVEIVADKATKAPFDPKLAIGGHVSRFAQEHGLIVRAMGDTIGFSPPLVISPSELDDLVERFGKALDDTLAMVTEKGLAAVA; this comes from the coding sequence ATGACCAAGGTCGGCAATTCGGCGGCGAGCCGCGACAAGGCGTTCTACCTGCACCCCTACACCAACCTGAAGACCCACGAGGAGGTCGGACCGCTGGTGATCGAACGGGGCGCCGGCGTCCACGTCTTCGATGACACGGGCAAGGCCTATATCGAGGGGATGGCCGGCCTGTGGTGCACCGCGCTGGGCTTCGGCGAGGAGCGGCTGGTGGAGGCGGCGTCTCGCCAGATGCGCAAGCTGCCGTTCTATCATGCCTTCGGCCACAAGGCGCATGATCCCGGCATCGACCTGGCCGAGGCGCTGATCCGCATCGCGCCCGTGCCGATGTCGAAGGTCTTCTTCACCAACTCCGGGTCCGAAGCCAACGATACCGTCGTCAAGCTGGTCTGGTACTACAACAACGCGCTGGGCCGGCCGAACAAGAAGAAGATCATCGCGCGGCAGAAGGGCTATCACGGGGTCACCGTGGCGGCCGCGAGCCTGACCGGGCTGCCGCACCTGCACCGCGACTTCGACCTGCCGATCGCCGGAATCCTGCACACCGACTGCCCGCACTTCTACCGCTACGGCGAGGAAGGCGAGACGGAAGAGGATTTCGCGATCCGCCTGGCCGACCAGCTCGAACAGCTGATCCTGGCCGAGGGGCCGGACTCCATCGCCGCCTTCATCGCCGAACCGGTGATGGGCGCCGGCGGCGTGATCGTGCCGCCCGCCACGTATTTCGACAGGATCCAGCCGGTTCTGAAACGCTACGACATCCTGTTCATCGCCGACGAGGTGATCTGCGGATTCGGCCGCACCGGGTCGATGTTCGGCACCCAGACCTTCAACCTCAAGCCCGACATCATCACCGTCGCGAAGGCGCTGTCGTCCGCCTATCTGCCGATCGCGGCCGTCATGATCTCCGAGCCGATCTACCAAGCCATGGTCAGCCAGTCGGAGAAGATCGGCACCTTCGGCCACGGATACACCTATTCCGGCCATCCCGTGCCCGCGGCGGTAGCACTGGAGACCCTGAAGATCTACGAGGAATGCGACATCGTGGGCCATGTCCGGGCGGTGGCACCCCATCTGCAGGATGGCTTGCGCCGGTTCGCGGGCCATCCCCTGGTGGGCGAGGTCCGCGGGATCGGGCTGATCGCGGGCGTCGAGATCGTGGCGGACAAGGCGACCAAGGCCCCGTTCGACCCCAAGCTGGCGATCGGCGGCCATGTCTCCCGGTTCGCCCAGGAGCACGGCCTGATCGTCCGCGCCATGGGCGACACCATCGGCTTCTCGCCGCCGCTGGTGATCAGCCCGTCCGAGTTGGACGACCTGGTCGAACGATTCGGCAAGGCCCTCGACGACACGCTCGCGATGGTGACGGAGAAGGGCCTGGCCGCCGTCGCCTGA
- a CDS encoding Hpt domain-containing protein, producing MPNAHQKGYDVLPFPSAVAIHPMSVNLDADDLADQLRVEFKDDAQDRLDIVYQTLDKRANSLLADDEALMILRREASKLRGIGASCGFPLVNLIAHRLETYLGGNLTRLNERQIEDVTRFADRLAQAVDREELPDVATTNQIIRTLPVRYEFDITDIEVHDVEIMLVTPSKVVSKLVSTEMAACGFRTVIVRDPIESIALAVRMPPDMIIASAVMDGLGGLDLLRGLRAMSPTRDVPMALLTSLDTVIKDVPDGIAVIRVGTHFGDDFAGAITRFNLG from the coding sequence GTGCCAAATGCGCATCAAAAGGGTTATGATGTACTCCCTTTTCCCAGCGCCGTGGCCATTCACCCGATGTCAGTCAATCTCGATGCCGACGACCTAGCCGATCAACTGCGTGTCGAATTCAAGGACGATGCGCAGGATCGTCTCGATATTGTCTACCAGACGCTGGACAAACGGGCGAACAGCCTGCTGGCCGACGACGAGGCTCTCATGATCCTCCGGCGCGAAGCCAGCAAACTTCGCGGAATCGGCGCCTCCTGCGGATTCCCGCTCGTCAACCTGATCGCGCACCGCCTCGAGACTTACCTTGGCGGCAATCTCACCCGGCTGAACGAGCGCCAGATCGAGGATGTCACCCGGTTCGCCGACCGGCTCGCCCAGGCCGTGGACCGGGAAGAACTTCCCGACGTCGCGACGACCAACCAGATCATCCGCACCCTGCCCGTCCGCTACGAGTTCGACATCACCGACATCGAGGTGCACGACGTCGAGATCATGCTGGTGACGCCGTCCAAGGTGGTGAGCAAGCTGGTCAGCACCGAAATGGCGGCCTGCGGTTTTCGAACCGTCATCGTCCGCGATCCGATCGAGTCGATCGCCCTGGCGGTCCGGATGCCGCCGGACATGATCATCGCATCGGCCGTGATGGATGGTCTGGGCGGCCTCGACCTGCTGCGCGGCCTGCGCGCCATGTCCCCCACCCGGGACGTGCCGATGGCTCTGCTGACCAGCCTCGACACCGTCATCAAGGATGTGCCGGACGGCATCGCGGTGATCCGGGTCGGGACCCATTTCGGCGATGATTTCGCCGGCGCCATCACGCGATTCAACCTCGGCTGA
- a CDS encoding PRC-barrel domain-containing protein, translated as MSLKSLLAATAILTTLGTGAYAQDTPGMGGRPTTDQMEGIQTPETLPAGRQMGGPDGTQQATPADPKVQPQGARQPAVGGQEGDTAATNVTPPAGSGGKTRDGGTPQADAGSDTERPAALNTTEAQSPTHSRGGGGLAANQVYTEDLAKMSVDLSDKEDFGDVAGTVLNLETGSIDTLLVSTGGLLGVIGDSIFEVPWDKVAGVDKRAQTIRVNATQAEIQPQTAEDQAGQSN; from the coding sequence GTGTCCCTCAAATCACTCCTGGCGGCGACCGCGATCCTGACGACCCTGGGCACCGGGGCTTATGCGCAGGATACGCCGGGCATGGGCGGCCGCCCGACGACCGACCAGATGGAAGGTATCCAGACGCCGGAAACCCTGCCGGCCGGCCGGCAGATGGGCGGGCCGGACGGGACCCAGCAGGCAACGCCGGCCGATCCGAAGGTTCAACCGCAGGGAGCCCGCCAGCCCGCCGTCGGCGGCCAGGAAGGCGATACCGCGGCGACCAACGTGACGCCGCCGGCGGGTTCCGGAGGCAAGACCCGCGACGGCGGGACTCCCCAGGCCGATGCGGGCTCCGACACGGAGCGTCCGGCGGCGCTCAACACGACCGAAGCGCAGTCGCCGACGCATTCCCGCGGCGGTGGCGGTCTCGCGGCCAACCAAGTCTATACCGAGGACTTGGCGAAGATGTCCGTCGACCTGTCCGACAAGGAGGATTTCGGCGATGTCGCGGGCACTGTCCTCAACCTGGAGACCGGCAGCATAGACACCCTGCTGGTCAGCACCGGCGGGCTTTTGGGGGTCATCGGCGACAGCATCTTCGAGGTGCCCTGGGACAAGGTTGCCGGGGTGGACAAGCGGGCCCAGACTATCCGCGTCAACGCCACCCAGGCTGAGATCCAGCCCCAGACCGCCGAGGATCAGGCGGGCCAGAGCAACTGA
- a CDS encoding tetratricopeptide repeat protein, translated as MGSTSAMSLEDALVLHRAGRLGEAEAVYRILLAAHPGHADLLRFFGLLRHQQGQADVALELLERAVALCPDSADGRRTLALLLDKRGDRDGALSHYRAAAGLVPHDAGVLNDFGCALMEAGRLHDAAGVLEGAVMVAPEHSHALANLATVLSRLDRTGEALAFAQRAAALRPDHAATYTTLSIVLASSGLVGRAVDAARRATAIDPVDASALVQLGNVLIDAGDPDAAVHTYARAMELQPDHRGATENRLYALHLSPTVDDGELATQLRVWGAGMSRLAEPRPDRGRDPDRRLRVGYVSADFGRHPVGWFLSPVLPNHDRAAVEIHAYSGRVVEDEVTDHLRRHCDSWAATADMDDAALAGRIRADGIDLLVDLSGHTAHNRLGVFARTPAPVLATWGGLIGTSGLPAMDWLIGDRRQCPTAAEELYTERIVRLPGGYVPYGPPAYASPVAPLPALGSGHVTFGCFNRLAKVQDGVIALWARVLDAVPGSSLFLNTRELRCPGLRDRVAARFGRAGIGRGRLELGQGGGHADMLAAYAGVDIALDPFPYSGGLTTLEALWMGVPVVTLPGRRFCSRHSLSHVTVLGHPEWAAADADDYVRIAAALSRDREALAGLRSGLRERMAASPLCDGAAFTRGLEAAYRMMWRQHCAS; from the coding sequence ATGGGATCGACATCGGCCATGAGCCTGGAGGACGCGCTCGTCCTCCACCGCGCCGGCCGGCTGGGCGAGGCGGAAGCCGTCTATCGGATCCTTCTTGCCGCCCATCCGGGCCATGCCGACCTTCTCCGGTTCTTCGGACTGCTGCGCCACCAGCAGGGGCAAGCCGACGTGGCGCTCGAACTGCTGGAACGGGCGGTCGCCCTGTGCCCGGATTCGGCGGACGGGCGGCGGACGCTGGCGTTGCTGCTGGACAAGCGAGGAGACCGGGACGGCGCGCTTTCCCACTATCGCGCGGCGGCCGGGCTCGTTCCCCACGATGCGGGCGTGTTGAACGATTTCGGCTGCGCCCTAATGGAAGCCGGGCGCCTGCACGATGCCGCCGGCGTGCTCGAAGGCGCGGTAATGGTGGCGCCGGAGCATAGCCATGCGCTCGCCAACCTCGCCACGGTTCTGAGCCGCCTGGATCGGACCGGGGAAGCCTTGGCCTTCGCCCAGCGCGCGGCCGCGCTCAGGCCCGACCATGCGGCGACCTATACCACGCTCTCCATCGTCCTGGCTTCCTCGGGTCTGGTCGGGCGGGCGGTCGATGCCGCGCGGCGCGCGACGGCGATCGATCCGGTCGATGCCTCGGCACTGGTGCAACTGGGCAATGTTCTGATCGATGCCGGCGATCCCGATGCTGCCGTCCACACCTATGCCCGGGCCATGGAACTGCAGCCGGATCATCGCGGCGCCACGGAGAACCGGCTCTACGCCCTCCATCTCTCGCCCACGGTCGACGACGGGGAACTCGCCACGCAACTGCGCGTCTGGGGTGCCGGCATGTCCCGCCTGGCTGAACCCCGGCCGGATCGAGGGCGCGACCCCGATCGGCGGCTCCGTGTCGGTTATGTCTCCGCCGATTTCGGACGGCACCCGGTTGGCTGGTTCCTCTCACCGGTCTTGCCGAACCATGATCGGGCGGCGGTGGAAATCCATGCCTACTCCGGCCGGGTGGTCGAGGACGAGGTGACCGATCACTTGCGCCGGCACTGCGATTCCTGGGCCGCGACCGCCGACATGGACGATGCGGCGCTCGCCGGGCGGATCCGGGCGGACGGTATCGACCTGCTGGTCGATCTCTCGGGCCACACCGCCCACAACCGCCTCGGGGTGTTCGCCCGGACGCCGGCTCCGGTCCTTGCCACCTGGGGCGGGCTGATCGGCACGTCGGGCCTCCCCGCCATGGACTGGCTTATCGGCGATCGCCGGCAATGCCCGACCGCGGCGGAGGAGCTTTATACCGAGCGGATCGTCCGGCTGCCCGGGGGATACGTCCCTTACGGACCTCCCGCCTATGCCTCTCCCGTGGCGCCGCTGCCGGCCTTGGGCTCGGGCCATGTCACCTTCGGCTGCTTCAACCGGCTCGCCAAGGTCCAGGACGGCGTCATCGCCCTCTGGGCCCGGGTTCTCGATGCGGTGCCCGGCAGCAGCCTGTTCCTCAATACCCGGGAGCTCCGGTGCCCCGGCTTGCGCGACCGGGTCGCGGCGCGCTTCGGGCGTGCCGGAATCGGTCGGGGCCGGCTGGAGCTGGGGCAGGGCGGCGGACATGCGGACATGCTGGCGGCCTATGCCGGAGTCGACATCGCCCTGGACCCGTTTCCCTACTCGGGCGGTCTCACGACCCTGGAGGCACTGTGGATGGGAGTGCCCGTCGTCACCTTGCCGGGCCGGCGGTTCTGCTCCCGGCACAGCCTGAGCCATGTGACGGTGCTGGGTCATCCGGAATGGGCTGCGGCCGATGCGGACGACTATGTGCGGATCGCCGCCGCGCTGTCGCGGGACCGTGAGGCCCTTGCCGGCCTGCGGTCCGGTCTTCGCGAGCGCATGGCCGCTTCGCCGCTGTGCGACGGCGCGGCCTTCACCCGCGGTCTGGAAGCGGCATACCGCATGATGTGGCGGCAACACTGCGCAAGTTGA
- the rpoC gene encoding DNA-directed RNA polymerase subunit beta': MNELMNIFGQVQGPQSFDQIRISIASPERIRSWSFGEIKKPETINYRTFKPERDGLFCARIFGPIKDYECLCGKYKRMKYRGIICEKCGVEVTLSKVRRERMGHIELASPVAHIWFLKSLPSRIGLLLDMTLKDLERVLYFENYVVVEPGLTPLKLHQLLGEEEYISAQEEYGDDSFEAKIGAEALGHMLSQIDLEQERITCRDELRETNSEAKRKKLVKRLKLIEAFQESGSRPEWMILNVIPVIPPELRPLVPLDGGRFATSDLNDLYRRVINRNNRLKRLIELKAPDIIVRNEKRMLQEAVDALFDNGRRGRVITGANKRPLKSLSDMLKGKQGRFRQNLLGKRVDYSGRSVIVVGPELKLHQCGLPKKMALELFKPFIYAKLELYGMASTIKAAKRMVEKERPEVWDILEEVIREHPVLLNRAPTLHRLGIQAFEPTLIEGKAIQLHPLVCTAFNADFDGDQMAVHVPLSLEAQLEARVLMMSTNNILSPANGKPIIVPSQDIVLGLYYITMDRAGEKGEGMAFANIGEIQQALDAKAVTLHARVKARYKTIDDEGNPITVRVETTPGRMLLSEILPRNKMVPFSVINRLLTKKEITNVIDLVYRHCGQKETVIFADRLMKLGFGHACRAGISFGKDDMVIPPEKQALVADAQERVKEYEQQYLDGLITQGEKYNKVVDVWSDTTEKVANAMMDVIKKDRPGQGINSVYMMAHSGARGSAAQIKQLAGMRGLMAKPSGEIIETPIISNFKEGLTVLEYFNSTHGARKGLADTALKTANSGYLTRRLVDVAQDAIIVEVDCGTTDGITVKAVIEGGEVISPLADRILGRTTAVELKNPLTGEVVVGAGQLIDEALVDTVEQAGIDSVLIRSVLTCHTRDGVCAKCYGRDLARGTLVNVGEAVGVIAAQSIGEPGTQLTMRTFHIGGAAQRGAEQSSVEAAFDATLQIKNRNVVLNSEGVPVVMGRNCELVLVDDQGREKARHRIPYGAKLLAAEEEKVERGRKLAEWDPYTLPIITEREGIANYVDLIEGVSVREVMDEATGISSKVVVDWRQQPRGADLKPRITLRDETGDVVKLPNGMEARYYMSVDAILSIENGARVRAGDVLARIPREGSKTRDITGGLPRVAELFEARRPKDFAIISETDGRVEFGKDYKTKRRIVVVPNDESDQPKEYLIPKGKHISVQEGDYVQRGDLLMDGNPVPHDILAVMGVEALAAYLTNEIQEVYRLQGVKINDKHIEVIVRQMLQKVEIEDAGDTTFLVGEQVDRQEFDIENEKVIAEAGADGVQLRAAKARPVLQGITKASLQTKSFISAASFQETTRVLTEAAVSGRVDNLDGLKENVIVGRLIPAGTGSVVNRLKQIAAERDRETTPIEHDGSESVMPGLPESRPNVA, from the coding sequence ATGAACGAGTTGATGAATATTTTCGGCCAGGTCCAGGGCCCGCAGAGCTTCGATCAGATCCGTATCTCGATCGCGAGCCCTGAGCGGATCCGCTCCTGGTCCTTCGGCGAGATCAAGAAGCCGGAGACCATCAACTACCGTACTTTCAAGCCGGAACGCGACGGGCTGTTCTGCGCCCGCATCTTCGGTCCGATCAAGGATTACGAGTGCTTGTGCGGCAAGTACAAGCGCATGAAGTACCGCGGCATCATCTGCGAAAAGTGCGGCGTCGAGGTCACCCTGTCCAAGGTGCGCCGCGAGCGCATGGGCCATATCGAGCTGGCCTCGCCGGTGGCGCATATCTGGTTCCTGAAGTCCCTGCCGAGCCGCATCGGCCTGCTGCTCGACATGACGCTGAAGGATCTGGAGCGGGTCCTCTATTTCGAGAACTACGTCGTGGTCGAGCCCGGCCTGACGCCGCTGAAGCTTCACCAGCTTCTCGGCGAGGAGGAGTATATCTCCGCCCAGGAAGAGTACGGCGACGACTCGTTCGAAGCCAAGATCGGCGCCGAGGCGCTGGGCCACATGCTGTCCCAGATCGACCTGGAGCAGGAGCGCATCACCTGCCGCGACGAGCTGCGCGAGACCAACTCCGAAGCCAAGCGCAAGAAGCTGGTCAAGCGGCTGAAGCTGATCGAGGCGTTCCAGGAGTCCGGCTCCCGGCCGGAATGGATGATCCTCAACGTCATCCCGGTCATCCCGCCCGAGCTGCGTCCGCTGGTCCCGCTCGACGGCGGCCGGTTCGCGACCTCGGACCTGAACGACCTGTACCGCCGCGTGATCAACCGGAACAACCGCCTGAAGCGCCTGATCGAGCTGAAGGCGCCGGACATCATCGTGCGCAACGAGAAGCGCATGCTGCAGGAGGCCGTCGACGCCCTGTTCGACAACGGCCGCCGCGGCCGCGTCATCACGGGCGCCAACAAGCGTCCGCTGAAGTCGCTGTCCGACATGCTGAAGGGCAAGCAGGGCCGGTTCCGCCAGAACCTGCTCGGCAAGCGCGTCGACTATTCCGGCCGTTCGGTCATCGTGGTCGGTCCGGAGCTGAAGCTGCACCAGTGCGGCCTGCCGAAGAAGATGGCGCTTGAGCTGTTCAAGCCCTTCATCTACGCCAAGCTCGAACTGTACGGCATGGCCTCGACCATCAAGGCGGCCAAGCGCATGGTCGAGAAGGAGCGGCCGGAGGTCTGGGACATCCTCGAGGAGGTCATCCGCGAGCACCCGGTCCTGCTGAACCGCGCGCCGACCCTGCACCGCCTGGGCATCCAGGCGTTCGAGCCGACGCTGATCGAGGGCAAGGCGATCCAGCTGCACCCGCTGGTCTGCACCGCCTTCAACGCGGACTTCGACGGCGACCAGATGGCGGTCCACGTGCCGCTGTCGCTGGAAGCCCAGCTCGAAGCGCGCGTCCTGATGATGTCGACCAACAACATCCTGTCGCCCGCCAACGGCAAGCCGATCATCGTGCCCAGCCAGGACATCGTCCTGGGCCTGTACTACATCACGATGGACCGGGCCGGCGAGAAGGGCGAGGGCATGGCCTTCGCCAACATCGGCGAAATCCAGCAGGCCCTGGACGCCAAGGCGGTCACCCTGCACGCCCGCGTCAAGGCGCGCTACAAGACCATCGACGACGAGGGCAATCCCATCACCGTGCGGGTGGAGACGACCCCGGGCCGCATGCTGCTGTCCGAAATCCTGCCGCGCAACAAGATGGTCCCGTTCTCGGTCATCAACCGCCTGCTGACCAAGAAGGAGATCACCAACGTCATCGATCTGGTCTACCGCCACTGCGGCCAGAAAGAGACGGTGATCTTCGCCGACCGCCTGATGAAGCTGGGCTTCGGCCACGCCTGCCGCGCCGGCATCTCGTTCGGCAAGGACGACATGGTCATCCCGCCGGAGAAGCAGGCGCTGGTCGCCGACGCGCAGGAGCGGGTCAAGGAGTATGAGCAGCAGTACCTGGACGGCCTGATCACCCAGGGCGAGAAGTACAACAAGGTCGTCGACGTCTGGTCGGACACCACCGAGAAGGTGGCGAACGCGATGATGGACGTGATCAAGAAGGACCGTCCGGGCCAGGGCATCAACTCGGTCTACATGATGGCGCACTCCGGTGCGCGTGGCTCGGCCGCCCAGATCAAGCAGCTCGCCGGCATGCGCGGCCTGATGGCCAAGCCGTCGGGCGAGATCATCGAGACGCCGATCATCTCCAACTTCAAGGAAGGCCTGACCGTGCTGGAGTACTTCAACTCCACCCACGGCGCCCGGAAGGGCTTGGCCGACACCGCCTTGAAGACGGCGAACTCGGGCTACCTGACCCGTCGTCTGGTCGACGTGGCGCAGGACGCGATCATCGTCGAGGTCGATTGCGGCACCACCGACGGCATCACCGTCAAGGCCGTGATCGAGGGCGGCGAGGTGATCTCGCCGCTGGCCGACCGGATCCTGGGCCGCACCACGGCCGTCGAGCTGAAGAATCCGCTGACCGGCGAAGTCGTCGTCGGCGCCGGCCAGCTGATCGACGAGGCGCTGGTAGACACGGTCGAGCAGGCGGGCATCGACTCGGTGCTGATCCGCTCGGTCCTGACCTGCCACACCCGGGACGGCGTGTGCGCCAAGTGCTACGGCCGCGACCTGGCCCGCGGCACCCTGGTGAACGTCGGCGAGGCGGTCGGCGTCATCGCTGCCCAGTCGATCGGCGAGCCGGGCACCCAGCTCACCATGCGCACCTTCCACATCGGCGGCGCCGCCCAGCGCGGTGCCGAGCAGTCCTCGGTCGAGGCGGCGTTCGACGCGACCCTTCAGATCAAGAACCGCAACGTGGTTCTGAACTCCGAGGGCGTGCCGGTCGTCATGGGGCGGAACTGCGAGCTGGTGCTGGTGGACGACCAGGGCCGCGAAAAGGCGCGTCACCGTATTCCCTACGGTGCCAAGCTGCTGGCGGCCGAGGAAGAGAAGGTCGAGCGCGGACGCAAGCTGGCCGAGTGGGACCCATACACCCTGCCAATCATCACCGAGCGCGAGGGTATCGCCAACTACGTCGACCTGATCGAGGGCGTGTCCGTCCGCGAGGTCATGGACGAGGCGACCGGCATCTCGAGCAAGGTGGTGGTGGACTGGCGGCAGCAGCCACGCGGTGCCGACCTGAAGCCGCGCATCACGCTGCGCGACGAGACCGGCGACGTGGTCAAGCTGCCGAACGGCATGGAAGCGCGCTACTACATGTCGGTCGATGCCATCCTGTCGATCGAGAACGGTGCCCGCGTGCGGGCGGGCGACGTGCTGGCCCGCATCCCGCGCGAAGGCTCCAAGACGCGTGACATCACCGGTGGTCTGCCGCGCGTGGCCGAACTGTTCGAGGCTCGCCGCCCGAAGGACTTCGCGATCATCTCGGAGACCGACGGTCGGGTCGAGTTCGGCAAGGATTACAAGACCAAGCGCCGGATCGTGGTCGTCCCCAACGACGAGAGCGACCAGCCCAAGGAGTACCTGATCCCCAAGGGCAAGCACATCTCGGTCCAGGAAGGCGACTATGTCCAGCGCGGCGACCTGCTGATGGACGGCAACCCCGTGCCGCACGACATCCTGGCGGTCATGGGTGTGGAGGCGCTGGCCGCCTACCTCACCAATGAGATCCAGGAGGTCTATCGGCTCCAGGGCGTGAAGATCAACGACAAGCACATCGAGGTGATCGTCCGCCAGATGCTGCAGAAGGTCGAGATCGAGGACGCCGGCGACACCACCTTCCTGGTGGGCGAGCAGGTGGACCGTCAGGAGTTCGACATCGAGAACGAGAAGGTCATCGCGGAGGCGGGCGCCGACGGCGTGCAGCTCCGCGCGGCGAAGGCGCGGCCGGTGCTCCAGGGCATCACCAAGGCTTCGTTGCAGACCAAATCGTTCATCTCCGCCGCGTCGTTCCAGGAAACCACCCGCGTGCTGACCGAGGCCGCCGTTTCGGGCCGCGTGGACAACCTGGACGGCCTGAAGGAGAACGTGATCGTCGGTCGCCTGATCCCGGCCGGTACCGGTTCGGTGGTCAACCGCCTGAAGCAGATCGCCGCCGAGCGCGACCGGGAGACCACCCCGATCGAGCACGATGGCAGCGAGAGCGTCATGCCGGGCCTGCCGGAAAGCCGGCCCAACGTGGCGTAA
- a CDS encoding DUF1186 domain-containing protein, translated as MESEQIIAALKEATTVPVEAVREATSRRDEMVPILTGVVARAADTPMAALAGEDGLLFLAVHLLGSWRATSAYRTVADLLAQDAGKIDTLLGDAVTLTIHRVMFNLFDGDPGPLMDLVENPAADCHVRRRMLDTMGMLTAAGRIERSVMSDYLLRLQGNLAGDGDGIVSSGWAELIAQLGFAELRGAVEQSFCAGIVDPQFLSREDFERMLADAQAGDLMVGVGDEFRPFGDIVAELGGWTVRDDWDDEAGEEEIEQEVARIAQTLRLREPALAGWDAPGSSAMAFPGMPSIGVGGQQTVLNPYRYVGRNDPCPCGSGRKFKRCCGQWR; from the coding sequence ATGGAGAGCGAGCAGATCATCGCTGCACTCAAGGAAGCAACGACCGTTCCGGTCGAAGCCGTTCGCGAAGCCACGTCCCGGCGCGACGAGATGGTTCCGATCCTGACCGGGGTCGTCGCGCGAGCGGCTGACACGCCGATGGCGGCGCTTGCCGGGGAAGACGGCCTGCTGTTCCTGGCTGTGCATCTGCTCGGTTCCTGGCGCGCGACCTCGGCCTATCGGACAGTCGCGGATCTGCTGGCGCAGGACGCCGGTAAGATCGACACGCTGCTGGGCGATGCCGTCACCTTGACGATCCACCGCGTGATGTTCAATCTGTTCGATGGCGACCCGGGCCCGTTGATGGATCTCGTCGAGAATCCGGCCGCGGACTGTCATGTCAGGCGCCGCATGCTCGATACCATGGGCATGCTGACGGCCGCCGGCCGGATCGAACGGTCCGTCATGTCGGACTATCTTCTCCGCCTGCAGGGCAATCTGGCCGGTGACGGCGATGGGATCGTATCGTCCGGTTGGGCGGAACTGATCGCCCAACTGGGCTTCGCCGAGCTGCGCGGCGCGGTCGAGCAGAGTTTCTGTGCCGGGATCGTCGATCCGCAGTTCCTGTCGCGCGAAGACTTCGAGCGGATGCTCGCCGATGCCCAGGCCGGGGACCTGATGGTCGGAGTCGGCGACGAGTTCCGCCCGTTCGGCGATATCGTCGCCGAACTCGGGGGCTGGACGGTCCGCGACGACTGGGACGACGAGGCCGGCGAAGAGGAGATCGAGCAGGAGGTCGCCCGGATCGCCCAGACCCTGCGCTTGCGCGAACCGGCGCTGGCGGGGTGGGATGCACCCGGATCTTCCGCAATGGCTTTCCCGGGTATGCCGTCCATCGGTGTCGGCGGCCAGCAGACCGTCTTGAACCCGTACCGGTATGTTGGCCGCAACGACCCCTGTCCGTGCGGCAGCGGCCGGAAGTTCAAGAGGTGCTGCGGCCAGTGGAGATGA